One Caldisericaceae bacterium DNA segment encodes these proteins:
- a CDS encoding ATP-binding cassette domain-containing protein, giving the protein MLIVDGIYYSIQGKTILNEVSFTLDREKKVIVGENGSGKTTLLEIIVGNKEQDKGSVFVNGKIAYVPQEIKATNRTGLEIIEEGIKQIKDIERKIEVTHNLTEPDEISDIVEEFEKLGGYAYKSEITKLLSAFDLDEETVKKSISNMSGGERTKCLLIGAILSKPDILILDEPTNNLSIETIEKLETYLKSFKGGVLIVSHDKVLINKLANSILYLENGKLKEYPGNYDNFMKIKTIEDETKRKELEKLKLYIEKERKFIEKFRYGTRSSQALAREKQIEKLKLPETTYNKTISINIESGDIGSEKVCELRNISKEFDGKIILKDINLKIMRGERIALIGKNGSGKTTLLQIITGFTQPTSGFVYLGPS; this is encoded by the coding sequence ATGCTTATTGTAGATGGTATTTATTATTCTATTCAAGGTAAAACTATCCTCAATGAGGTGAGTTTTACTTTAGATAGAGAAAAAAAGGTAATAGTTGGAGAAAACGGCTCTGGTAAAACTACTCTTCTTGAGATAATAGTTGGTAATAAAGAGCAAGACAAAGGCTCAGTTTTTGTGAATGGTAAAATTGCCTATGTGCCTCAAGAAATTAAAGCAACCAATAGAACTGGCTTAGAGATCATTGAAGAAGGAATAAAGCAAATTAAAGATATTGAAAGAAAAATAGAAGTTACCCACAATCTTACAGAACCAGATGAAATTTCAGATATTGTTGAAGAGTTTGAAAAACTTGGAGGTTACGCCTACAAAAGCGAAATAACAAAACTTTTAAGTGCATTTGACTTGGATGAAGAAACTGTCAAAAAAAGTATTTCAAATATGAGTGGTGGCGAAAGGACAAAGTGTCTTTTAATAGGTGCGATTTTGTCAAAACCTGACATATTAATACTTGATGAACCGACAAACAATCTTAGCATAGAAACCATCGAAAAACTTGAAACGTATCTAAAAAGTTTTAAAGGTGGAGTGCTTATTGTCTCTCACGACAAAGTTTTAATAAATAAATTAGCAAACTCAATTCTTTATCTTGAAAATGGCAAACTCAAAGAATATCCAGGTAATTACGATAACTTTATGAAAATAAAAACAATCGAAGATGAGACGAAAAGAAAAGAGTTAGAGAAACTTAAACTCTACATTGAAAAAGAGAGGAAATTCATCGAAAAATTTAGATACGGCACTCGGTCAAGTCAAGCGTTAGCAAGAGAAAAACAAATTGAAAAATTAAAACTGCCCGAAACTACATATAACAAAACCATCTCAATTAACATTGAAAGTGGTGATATAGGAAGTGAGAAAGTCTGTGAATTAAGAAATATCTCAAAAGAGTTCGACGGTAAAATTATCCTAAAGGATATCAATTTAAAAATAATGAGGGGCGAGCGTATTGCTCTTATTGGGAAAAATGGCTCTGGAAAAACAACACTTCTTCAAATAATAACAGGCTTTACTCAACCTACCTCTGGTTTTGTTTATTTAGGTCCAAGC